The Lacrimispora xylanolytica genome has a segment encoding these proteins:
- a CDS encoding anthranilate synthase component II, whose product MILFIDNYDSFTYNLVQMIGGLNPDIKVIRNDELTVAEIEALSPSHIVLSPGPGYPKDAGVCEDVVSALKGKVPILGVCLGHQGICEVFGAQITHARKLMHGKQSIITIDASDPLFLGLEKQIPAARYHSLIAKKETLPACLTPIGTDDMGEIMAVKHKDCAVYGLQFHPESILTPDGETILKNFLSISIGH is encoded by the coding sequence ATGATTCTCTTTATTGATAATTACGACAGCTTTACCTACAACCTGGTTCAGATGATAGGGGGATTAAATCCAGACATTAAGGTAATTCGAAACGACGAACTGACCGTAGCCGAAATTGAGGCATTATCTCCAAGTCACATCGTTCTCTCTCCCGGTCCTGGCTATCCAAAGGATGCCGGTGTTTGTGAAGACGTGGTCAGTGCCTTAAAAGGAAAAGTGCCTATTCTTGGAGTATGTCTCGGTCATCAGGGAATCTGTGAGGTATTTGGTGCACAAATCACCCATGCCAGAAAGCTGATGCATGGAAAGCAGAGCATCATCACCATTGATGCCTCGGATCCCTTGTTTCTGGGCTTAGAAAAGCAGATACCTGCTGCCAGATACCACTCACTCATTGCAAAAAAGGAAACCCTTCCTGCCTGTCTTACTCCCATTGGTACCGACGATATGGGAGAAATCATGGCAGTGAAACATAAGGATTGTGCAGTTTATGGACTGCAGTTTCACCCGGAATCCATACTTACCCCCGACGGAGAAACCATACTGAAAAATTTCTTATCCATATCCATTGGCCACTAA
- a CDS encoding phosphoribosylanthranilate isomerase, which translates to MNDRKRRIKICGLTRAEDIEAVNLWKPDYAGFVFAPGKRQLTKGQARQLREALLPEIPSVGVFVNSPTEDILALIKDGTIKMVQLHGDEDSDYTTTLKEQMEIPVPIIKAIRVRSGDDMAKAESFPSDYLLFDTYSKEVYGGSGKSFDWSSIPVIKKPWFLAGGIGAENILKAAATDAFCLDLSSSLETEGRKDPEKIKEIIQILRSE; encoded by the coding sequence GTGAATGACAGGAAAAGGCGGATTAAAATATGCGGGCTCACCAGGGCAGAGGATATAGAAGCTGTTAATCTCTGGAAACCAGATTATGCAGGCTTTGTATTTGCCCCTGGAAAAAGACAGCTCACGAAAGGGCAAGCAAGGCAGCTAAGAGAAGCCCTGCTGCCGGAAATCCCGTCAGTCGGTGTTTTTGTAAATAGTCCCACAGAGGATATCTTAGCTCTCATAAAGGACGGGACCATTAAAATGGTGCAGCTTCATGGAGATGAGGATTCGGACTACACCACTACTTTGAAAGAACAAATGGAGATTCCGGTGCCCATTATAAAAGCCATCAGAGTCCGGTCTGGTGACGATATGGCAAAAGCGGAAAGCTTTCCTTCGGACTATCTGCTCTTTGATACTTATTCAAAAGAGGTATACGGAGGAAGCGGAAAAAGCTTTGACTGGTCTTCCATTCCTGTCATAAAAAAGCCCTGGTTCCTGGCGGGTGGAATTGGGGCAGAGAACATTCTAAAAGCGGCAGCTACGGATGCTTTTTGTCTCGATTTAAGCAGCAGTCTTGAGACAGAGGGCAGAAAAGACCCGGAGAAAATAAAAGAAATCATACAAATATTAAGGAGTGAATGA
- the trpC gene encoding indole-3-glycerol phosphate synthase TrpC, which translates to MILDTLAAASKKRAEAAKEIISLEEMKRQAEAACLASQEETKIFPLEKKLKAPGISFICEVKRASPSKGLIAPNFPYLEIAREYEMAGADAISVLTEPDYFMGSNAYLSDIQKTVSLPLLRKDFTVDPYQIYEAKVIGASAVLLICALLSTDELKDYIKICDSLGLSSLVEAHNEEEVHSALSAGARIIGVNNRNLKTFQVDFETSLRLRAMVPEEVLFVAESGISTQAQIRTLAEAGVHGILLGESLMRAFNKQALLHHFKEACR; encoded by the coding sequence ATGATATTAGATACATTGGCTGCTGCCTCTAAAAAAAGAGCAGAGGCAGCAAAAGAAATTATTTCCCTTGAGGAAATGAAAAGACAGGCGGAGGCAGCGTGTCTGGCCTCTCAGGAAGAAACCAAAATTTTCCCACTGGAAAAAAAGCTGAAGGCTCCCGGTATCTCCTTTATCTGCGAGGTGAAACGCGCTTCCCCCTCTAAGGGTCTGATTGCACCTAATTTCCCCTACCTTGAGATTGCCAGGGAGTATGAAATGGCAGGGGCTGATGCCATCTCAGTTCTCACGGAACCGGATTATTTTATGGGGAGCAATGCGTACCTAAGCGACATACAAAAGACCGTATCTCTTCCCCTTTTAAGAAAAGATTTCACCGTTGACCCTTACCAAATTTATGAAGCAAAGGTGATTGGTGCCTCAGCCGTTCTTCTCATCTGCGCTCTCCTCTCCACGGATGAGTTAAAGGACTATATAAAAATCTGTGACAGCCTTGGCTTAAGTTCACTGGTGGAGGCCCATAATGAAGAAGAGGTTCATTCCGCATTATCAGCCGGTGCAAGAATCATTGGTGTGAACAACCGGAATTTAAAGACATTTCAGGTGGACTTTGAAACCTCTTTAAGGCTGAGAGCCATGGTGCCTGAGGAAGTACTTTTTGTAGCGGAAAGCGGAATCAGTACCCAGGCGCAGATTCGGACTCTGGCCGAGGCAGGTGTTCATGGAATCCTCTTAGGAGAAAGCCTGATGCGCGCGTTCAACAAGCAGGCCCTGCTCCACCATTTTAAGGAGGCTTGCAGGTGA
- a CDS encoding anthranilate synthase component I family protein, whose product MNLTPDCREIGALAASYPVIPVCREIFADIVTPITLLRKIAALSSRYYLLESIEGGETWGRYSFLGYDPVMSVSCKDGKVSIHPYRLEEGGPQDKTIVTDQPYEVLRNILKDYRSPKIPGLPPFTGGFVGYFAYSMIGYAEPVLSIQKGDCNDFDLMLFDTVIAYDHLTQKISIVVNMKTDQVMENYGKACTKLESIARMIGDMAPLQKSAVLNTPSFHCNVTKEDYCQMVEKAKEYIVNGDIFQAVLSRKFESPYPDSLLNAYRILRTTNPSPYMVYLSTGDMEIMSTSPETLVRLKNHRLTTFPVAGSRPRGKDEAEDIRLEKELLADEKELAEHNMLVDLGRNDLGKISEFSSVEVTGYQMIHRYSRIMHICSQVESDIRKDCDAFSAIESVLPAGTLSGAPKIRACQIIDELEAEPRGIYGGALGYVDFTGNMDTCIAIRMAVRKNGIVSVQAGGGIVVDSIPEREYEESENKAKAVITALLRAGEVNDL is encoded by the coding sequence ATGAATCTTACACCGGACTGCCGGGAAATCGGGGCGCTGGCTGCCTCTTATCCCGTAATCCCGGTCTGCAGGGAAATATTTGCAGACATTGTTACCCCCATTACCCTGCTGCGTAAAATCGCAGCCTTAAGCAGCCGATACTATCTGTTAGAAAGCATTGAGGGCGGTGAGACCTGGGGCCGCTACTCCTTTCTGGGATATGACCCGGTCATGAGCGTCTCCTGTAAAGATGGGAAGGTATCTATCCATCCTTACAGACTGGAAGAAGGTGGTCCCCAGGACAAAACCATAGTAACAGACCAGCCTTATGAGGTATTAAGGAATATCCTGAAAGACTACCGCTCTCCTAAGATTCCCGGCCTTCCACCATTTACCGGAGGATTTGTAGGATACTTTGCTTACAGCATGATCGGATACGCAGAGCCGGTACTTTCCATCCAAAAGGGCGACTGCAATGATTTTGACCTGATGCTGTTTGACACGGTCATTGCCTATGATCATTTGACCCAGAAGATCAGCATTGTTGTCAACATGAAAACGGATCAGGTCATGGAAAATTACGGAAAGGCTTGTACAAAGCTGGAAAGCATCGCCCGAATGATCGGGGATATGGCTCCTCTTCAAAAATCTGCGGTTTTAAATACTCCCTCCTTTCACTGCAATGTGACAAAAGAGGATTACTGCCAGATGGTAGAAAAAGCAAAGGAGTACATCGTAAACGGTGATATCTTCCAGGCGGTCCTATCGAGGAAGTTTGAAAGTCCTTATCCAGACAGTCTTTTAAATGCCTACCGAATCTTAAGAACCACCAATCCATCTCCTTACATGGTATATCTAAGCACCGGGGATATGGAAATCATGAGCACCTCACCGGAAACCCTGGTGCGGTTAAAGAATCACAGGCTTACCACCTTCCCGGTGGCAGGCTCCAGGCCAAGAGGAAAAGACGAGGCAGAGGATATCAGACTGGAAAAGGAGCTTCTGGCCGATGAGAAAGAGCTGGCGGAGCACAATATGCTGGTGGACCTAGGAAGAAATGACCTTGGAAAAATCTCAGAATTTTCCTCCGTAGAAGTGACCGGATATCAGATGATCCACCGCTATTCCCGCATCATGCACATCTGCTCCCAGGTGGAATCGGATATCCGTAAGGATTGTGACGCCTTTTCTGCCATCGAATCTGTTCTCCCTGCCGGAACCCTTTCCGGTGCCCCGAAGATTCGGGCCTGCCAGATCATTGACGAACTGGAAGCGGAACCAAGAGGCATTTACGGCGGAGCCTTGGGATATGTTGATTTTACCGGAAATATGGATACCTGCATTGCCATCCGAATGGCGGTGAGAAAAAACGGGATTGTCTCCGTCCAGGCAGGAGGCGGTATTGTTGTCGACAGCATACCGGAACGGGAATACGAGGAATCGGAAAATAAGGCAAAGGCAGTGATCACTGCTCTTTTAAGAGCCGGGGAGGTGAATGACTTATGA
- a CDS encoding stage II sporulation protein M, with protein MASLLHQIRFRFGRRTENNYWKVYRSTRTWDIYLICFFIGLTTGTVMANLWYSSFADEAGYYLGLLNRNVNLGKEERMQLFGQVVSQRVMEVWIIWLIGMTAYALPLFCTFMGLAGFSMGFVLSVITVQKGLMGLPIFFMTIMPQSLCYLPVFGILLFWGIQKERRFRIPALILLLLLTAAGSAFEAWINPFFLKFVL; from the coding sequence ATGGCCAGTTTATTACATCAAATAAGATTTCGTTTTGGCAGAAGAACGGAGAACAATTATTGGAAGGTTTACCGGAGCACCAGGACTTGGGATATCTACCTGATCTGCTTTTTTATCGGTCTCACCACAGGAACGGTCATGGCAAATTTGTGGTATTCTTCCTTTGCAGATGAGGCAGGATATTATTTAGGGCTGCTTAACCGGAATGTGAACCTGGGAAAAGAAGAACGCATGCAGCTTTTTGGACAGGTCGTAAGCCAAAGAGTGATGGAGGTATGGATTATCTGGCTTATAGGCATGACAGCTTATGCACTTCCGTTATTTTGTACCTTCATGGGCCTGGCAGGGTTTTCCATGGGATTTGTCCTTTCTGTTATAACCGTTCAAAAAGGGCTTATGGGGCTTCCCATTTTCTTTATGACAATCATGCCACAAAGCCTGTGTTACCTTCCTGTTTTTGGGATTTTACTGTTTTGGGGAATCCAAAAGGAGAGGCGTTTTCGGATTCCGGCATTGATTCTGCTCCTGCTCCTGACAGCGGCCGGGAGCGCGTTTGAAGCATGGATTAACCCGTTTTTCTTAAAATTTGTCCTGTAG
- a CDS encoding site-specific tyrosine recombinase: MVVEINHFIIYLREIKKTSKNTEVSYQRDLLQMASFLGQQGIMEVGKVTKTSLNSYILYLEKEGRATTTISRTLASMKAFFHYECAQGNIGKDPAELIKAPKVEKKEPTILTVDEVNCLLSQPDGESPKELRDRAMLELLYATGIRVSELINLRKADVNLTVGYITCRDEHKERMIPFGKVAKLALSAYMERGREYLLKEQDCEWLFTNCNGKAMSRQGFWKIVKFYGDKAGIKADITPHSLRHSFAAHLLRNGADIHVVQAMLGHSDMATTQMYMNYAQKEAVRRAYTGVHPRG; this comes from the coding sequence ATGGTAGTTGAGATCAATCACTTTATTATTTATTTAAGAGAGATAAAAAAAACTTCAAAGAACACTGAGGTTTCTTATCAGCGGGATTTGTTGCAGATGGCATCCTTTTTAGGACAGCAGGGAATTATGGAGGTTGGGAAGGTAACAAAGACCAGCTTAAACTCCTATATCCTATACCTGGAAAAAGAAGGAAGGGCGACTACTACCATTTCAAGAACACTGGCATCCATGAAGGCATTCTTTCATTATGAATGCGCGCAGGGCAACATCGGCAAGGATCCGGCAGAACTGATTAAGGCTCCCAAGGTGGAAAAGAAGGAACCTACCATATTGACGGTGGATGAGGTCAACTGTCTTTTAAGCCAGCCGGACGGGGAATCACCGAAAGAGCTTAGGGACAGGGCCATGCTGGAGCTTCTCTATGCCACAGGAATCCGGGTATCTGAACTCATTAATTTGAGAAAAGCCGATGTGAACCTTACGGTAGGCTATATCACCTGCCGGGACGAGCATAAGGAGCGCATGATTCCCTTTGGCAAGGTGGCTAAGCTGGCACTTTCTGCCTACATGGAACGAGGAAGAGAGTATCTTTTAAAAGAACAGGACTGCGAATGGCTGTTTACCAATTGTAACGGAAAGGCCATGAGCCGTCAGGGATTTTGGAAGATTGTCAAATTCTACGGAGATAAGGCTGGGATTAAGGCAGATATCACGCCTCACTCCTTACGACATTCCTTTGCTGCCCATCTTTTACGAAACGGAGCAGACATCCATGTGGTACAGGCCATGCTTGGACATTCGGATATGGCTACCACCCAGATGTATATGAATTACGCTCAAAAAGAAGCAGTTCGCCGGGCCTATACGGGAGTCCATCCCAGAGGCTAG
- a CDS encoding NUDIX hydrolase codes for MKQPPVVRLDRTFKYQGSILKFYEDTILANGHIAHWDFIHHIGAAAVVPVTKEGKILMVRQYRNALDRYTLEVPAGALDTADEPKIDCAHRELEEETGFKTEIENLEFLVRVNTTVAFCDEAIDIFVARNLVPSKQNLDEEECIEVEEWTVKELEEKIFQGEITDGKTIAAILAYARKYDVK; via the coding sequence ATGAAACAACCACCAGTCGTTCGATTGGACAGAACATTCAAATACCAGGGGAGCATCTTAAAGTTTTATGAGGATACCATCCTTGCAAACGGTCATATCGCCCATTGGGATTTTATTCACCACATTGGTGCCGCAGCAGTGGTTCCTGTGACAAAGGAAGGCAAAATCTTAATGGTACGCCAATACCGAAACGCCCTGGACCGTTATACTCTGGAGGTCCCAGCCGGAGCACTGGACACAGCAGATGAGCCAAAGATTGACTGTGCCCACAGGGAACTGGAGGAGGAGACAGGATTTAAGACAGAGATAGAAAATCTTGAATTCCTGGTCAGAGTCAACACCACGGTGGCATTCTGTGATGAAGCCATAGATATCTTTGTGGCAAGAAATCTGGTGCCCTCAAAGCAGAATCTTGATGAAGAAGAATGCATCGAGGTGGAGGAGTGGACGGTAAAGGAATTAGAGGAGAAGATTTTTCAGGGTGAGATTACAGATGGAAAGACCATTGCCGCTATTTTAGCCTATGCCCGTAAATATGATGTGAAATAA
- the proC gene encoding pyrroline-5-carboxylate reductase: MAKIGIIGIGNMGYAILKGLLGVYGKEDIIFTDVNLDRCQQITKELGVAHTESNGQLAGEAKYIVLAVKPQYFNPVLADIRHCVTEKNVIISIAPGITTTQLKEKLGDEKRVVRAMPNTPALLGEGMTGVCYEEKAFTQEEKDSIKDIFSSLGRMRIVEERLMNAVVCVSGSSPAYVYMFIEALADSAVKYGLPRDAAYEMAAQAVLGSAKMVLETGEHPGALKDKVCSPGGTTIAAVSALEESGFRSAVIKAADACYKKCTEI; encoded by the coding sequence ATGGCGAAAATAGGGATCATTGGAATTGGAAATATGGGCTATGCCATATTAAAAGGCTTACTGGGTGTATACGGTAAGGAAGATATTATATTTACAGATGTGAACCTTGATCGGTGCCAACAGATTACAAAGGAGCTGGGAGTGGCTCACACAGAAAGTAACGGTCAATTGGCAGGAGAGGCAAAATATATTGTCCTGGCTGTAAAGCCCCAGTATTTTAATCCGGTCCTTGCAGATATCCGTCACTGTGTTACAGAGAAAAATGTAATCATTTCCATTGCGCCGGGAATTACCACCACTCAGCTTAAGGAAAAACTGGGAGATGAAAAAAGAGTGGTCCGTGCCATGCCAAATACTCCGGCTCTCTTAGGAGAAGGAATGACAGGCGTCTGCTATGAGGAAAAGGCATTTACCCAGGAAGAGAAGGACTCTATCAAAGATATTTTCAGTTCTCTTGGCAGAATGAGGATTGTGGAAGAACGGCTTATGAATGCGGTGGTATGTGTCAGCGGCAGCTCACCGGCCTATGTATATATGTTTATTGAAGCCCTTGCAGACAGTGCGGTCAAATACGGACTGCCAAGAGATGCGGCCTATGAGATGGCTGCCCAGGCAGTGCTTGGAAGCGCGAAAATGGTTCTGGAAACAGGGGAGCATCCCGGAGCATTAAAGGATAAGGTCTGCTCGCCTGGAGGAACTACCATTGCAGCGGTATCCGCGCTGGAAGAGTCAGGCTTTCGCAGTGCAGTCATAAAAGCAGCCGATGCCTGCTACAAAAAATGCACGGAAATTTAA
- the trpD gene encoding anthranilate phosphoribosyltransferase, protein MIQQAIHEVIEGQNLSFEAAREVMNEIMSGETTPAQMAAFLTGLRMKGETIDEITACATVIREKALRLEPDFPVIDIVGTGGDEVGTFNISTTSAFVVAAGGVPVAKHGNRSVSSKSGAADVLECLGVNLNLSAEQSGEILKNTGMCFLFAQAYHSSMKYAGPVRKELGVRTIFNILGPLSNPAGATMQLLGVYDRKLVEPLAQVLSNLGVKRGLVVCGDDGLDEATVTGITHVCEIRFGELIPYDITPEEFGLSRSSLSDLLGGTPIENAQITRDILSGAIKGPKRDIVILNSALSLYLGIDDCTISQCIKKAEDLIDSGKALEKLNQFVNATTEVEL, encoded by the coding sequence ATGATCCAGCAAGCAATTCATGAAGTAATTGAAGGACAGAACTTAAGCTTTGAAGCTGCAAGGGAAGTCATGAACGAAATTATGAGCGGGGAAACCACTCCGGCACAAATGGCAGCATTTTTAACAGGACTCCGGATGAAAGGGGAAACCATTGATGAGATCACAGCCTGCGCCACGGTTATAAGGGAAAAAGCCCTGCGGCTGGAACCTGATTTTCCAGTGATTGATATTGTAGGCACAGGAGGCGACGAAGTGGGCACCTTTAATATTTCCACCACCAGTGCCTTTGTAGTAGCCGCTGGAGGCGTTCCTGTTGCAAAGCATGGAAACCGCAGTGTATCCAGTAAAAGCGGTGCTGCAGATGTTTTGGAATGTCTGGGCGTCAATTTAAACTTATCGGCAGAACAATCAGGAGAAATTCTTAAAAATACCGGCATGTGTTTCCTGTTTGCCCAGGCGTATCACTCTTCCATGAAATACGCCGGCCCGGTGAGAAAAGAGCTTGGTGTCCGTACCATTTTTAATATTCTCGGCCCTCTTTCCAACCCAGCAGGAGCCACCATGCAGCTGTTAGGGGTCTATGACCGGAAGCTGGTGGAGCCGCTGGCACAGGTCTTAAGTAACCTTGGTGTGAAGCGCGGACTTGTGGTATGCGGCGATGATGGGCTTGATGAAGCCACGGTCACGGGAATTACCCATGTCTGTGAAATCCGGTTTGGAGAACTGATTCCTTACGATATCACTCCAGAGGAGTTCGGCTTAAGCCGTTCCTCACTGTCTGATCTTCTGGGAGGAACCCCTATAGAAAATGCCCAGATCACCAGAGATATATTAAGCGGAGCCATAAAAGGTCCAAAGCGTGATATCGTCATCTTAAATTCAGCTTTAAGCCTGTATCTTGGCATTGATGACTGTACCATTTCCCAGTGCATCAAAAAGGCGGAGGACTTAATTGATTCTGGAAAGGCATTGGAGAAGCTAAATCAGTTTGTAAATGCCACTACGGAGGTTGAGTTATGA